In Syngnathus scovelli strain Florida chromosome 12, RoL_Ssco_1.2, whole genome shotgun sequence, the genomic window TACGCCGCCTCATCTGGACCTTCATGACTTGCTCTTCTTCGGGGTGGAGCCCAAAGAGAGAGTGGAGGGCCTCTCTGCCTTGGTAGAGAGCTGCTTTGCGACACCAGGGCCCAAAGCTGACCAGGCCCTCAAGTATTACCTCATTAAAGATGGGTGAGTTGTCTCAGAGTCGAATACATTTTGAAATTCGCTGCTGCACAAATTAGATAAGGGCACAGTAGCAGAACAAAGTCCAGGATCAGTTTTTAATCTGCTATTTTGTTAGATAAATCTAGTTCTAAAACTGCTCCAGATAATGAACAAGGCACATTTGCATTCTGTCACACAATTGCATTTGGTATAGAATTGATGGTCCCTTTAATTGTTGTTTAATTGATAGTGGGGGTTTTAAGAGGTGGTTTAAGTCAAACAAATTCCATCAAATAAACACCTGGGACAAATTGCAAATAAAGATGCAATCACACTCAAGAATCGAGTTACTTTCATTATATGGCTATGCAAACAATTGTTGCCTAtataatttgaaagaaaaaaaatgcaaaccctAAAGCGCCTATTTGTTAACAACAGTGCTGTCATAAATAAACACGCTTCCTCTATCCTTTGTGTCCAGAATGTGGGAAAAGCAtggagttaaaaaaagaaagaaatgaacACCCTCTCCCACTCTTTGAAATATCGCACCTTTCTAGCGAGAGAACAGATTTTGAAATAAACCAAAGGGGAAACAAATCCCCTTCGATTCAATTTCAACAGATGCAAGTTAATTTGCGATTAGGAAAAAATATTACACTTCATTATGACAATCATGCTCCTCTGATTTGAGAAAGAAATCCGATTGATTTTGCAGCATCACGACTTGTCAGAAAAGAAACGTCTGCCGCCATGGGAATCGAATGATTGACAGTTTATAAGACAGTAAACCTCATGCATTGCATCAAATGTCAAACACCACTGACCTTGGCTGCTGATGATCTGCTGAGAAAAACacaattgatttttatttattttttttaagccccCAACATTTTAAGGCAAGGCAATTTTATTTGTAAGCGCAGTTTGCAAATAAAGCAATTTAAAATGCTTTACAACTGCATAAAATTACAAGAAGGCAAATAAACCTAttccataaaataaaaacaatcaatacttaattaaattaaaagtgGGGAATGCAGATAAAATGCTAATTTAGTGGCACTTAAATCAGTCATAATAGGCTTCAGCATAGCAAGCATAAGCAGTGGAgcgaatggatggatgaatatgtGGCACGCCTGTAAAGACTTAACCTCTGTGTCTTGTGAGCAGGTGTATCTCAGATGAAACAGTTATTCAGTACTCAGCCAAGGACCAACTCTCCAGGCACTACCAGGTCCCTGTCTTCAAGTTCATTGGCAAGGAGAACCGGGTGAGTAAAGCAACCTGCTGGGAGCCAGCTGGCTATAGCGGTATTGCGTGGGCTTACGTTTGCGTGACAGTATGTTGCATACATCAGTGACTATTAGTCATCCTTATGTGAATTACTCATtgtttctgattatttgatAATGGTATCTAATTCCATTTATTTATATCATTTGGAAATTTGCTCACACTTGCACTCTTGCATTGAGATCAATGAATGTGCAATACAAATAATTTTTACTATACAGGTACAGTATAttgcgatgatgatgatgacgatgatgatgacagcATGTTCATCCTGTGTGTTTGCAGCAGGTCTTCCTCCACTGTCAGGTGTTGGTATGCAGCCTGAGAGACTCTCGCTGCACCCAGCCTTGTCGACGACGTGTGCGTCGCAGTGCCCCATCTGAGCGTCAGCACACATTGAGTGGGGGCCCCATCTTCATCTTACCCGAACCGAGCAGCCAGACGGATCCGAATCCCACAAATGTTTCAATCACAGACATTTAACTGACGAACCAGGCATGTATGAATTTAAAGTTTGTCTTTGCGTTCTTCAATGTGCCATTAATAACACATCCTCCATTCACATTGCGTTCAAGACAAAGACTCGAGCTTGATGAAACGGTTGTTTTATTGGACCAAGATAACAAAATTTTAAGCAGCTGATTGTCAATAAAGGTGCACGGATTGGCATTGGTGGAAATGTGTTTGATGACTGCAGGCGGGTACATTCTTCAATTTAActctttaactctactcttcttTAACTCTCAATTtaacttgtttttatttctactTTCTATCCATAATAAAGAGATAACAAATTGTAGCACTTTCACGCACCAACTGCAGTGGTGCAGCACCAAGGGTGGAACGAAGCTTGTAGAAAATACAGCTGCTGACATCAGCATTGTGCACTGTGGTGTGTTAGGTTGCTCAATTCATTGGTGACTATGAGATCAAACATTTAAATACATGTCACAGGTATTGCTGTCCCTAATTGAAATACAAAGTCTTGTTTAAGGTTTCTATGTTACATTTTGAACAGAACCAAAGCCTGCTTGGAGGAAAGTGGGTTAAACATCTGCACCTCTTTGCTGACACCACAATTTGCAGACATTATAGTAGGTGACATTTACTGTGTATGAAGTCATCACTGTGCCTCATTCTCAATGACTGCAACGTGAAGACGAGTTCACAATGTTCATTCTTGTAGGTGCAGATTATattacaaaataattataatttttagCATTCTTACtgtaaaatgaaatttgacattcatttaaattatattgCATCATACCTAATGCTGGTGAGCGTGAACAATGAGCAGTTCCTCTTACATTCATAAATAGCAAATAACTTATTTCCTGAGAGCAATTAGCTTGCTCAGTGTATTGGTATTTTATTTCTATAAAACACTTCCTTTGGAGCCATAAGAAATAAATGTTAATGGAGTTATATAGGCCTAAGAATTGGCCTGCACATGAATGCATCATCATGTCTCATCATGCATTATTTGTTGTAACGCCCAAGTAATCAATGTCAGTGAATTTCAACATTTAGGTCCTTTTTAGGGGCGTGCTCTGAAATACCACGATATGTGCAAAATGGTCCTTCCCCCTGCTCTCCATGTAAAAGTGGTCCATGGTGTTCAGTGTCACAGTTCATCCCTCTCCtctccatcacacacacatgctgcccTCTGGCTGTTCATGTAGGGCCGGCATCCAAGTGTCCACACTGTGTTGTACATAGCATCTGCCATTGACTCACAGGCTAAGAGAAGGAAAAGCCACAAGCAGAGTATTTAGAGCATTAAGTACAAACATGAAATGTAATAAAATCTTACACAAGATCATAATCAAAGATAATAATGGACACTTTTGATTGTCGCTATCAGAGAGGTTGATAGATTTAAATATATTGTAACTATAGATTGGCTGTCAAAACTGCATTATTATCTAAATTGGATACACATAATAGATGTGAAAAGAGGCATGCCTTTATCTCACCTTGAACTTGGGACACAAACCCAAGACTCCTCTTAAGGTCTGAGCAAATGTTCTGAAGACAAGAACGGAACTTGGTGTCACAGTCGTACTTGTTGATGCCGCAGTTGTCGTAGCACACGTCAAGTTGGTCACAGCACTCAGTCATGGCTGGGATGCCAAGATCAATCTGGCATAGGAGAAACGCTTGTTACAAAAGCGAATAAAACCGTGCGTGTTGGCTGTTTGGTGCCATGTACAAGCCGCTGAGGGCAACAGCCACCTGGaatcccaccatggaagagctgCAGCCATTGGGCTCTTGGTGCTTGTAGCCAGGACGAGGCTGAGGCTGTTCTCCTAAGTTAGAAAATAACATTCACAAAATGTTTTAACCTTTGATAAAGACATATTATCCTAATAGAAATAAACGGTAGTCATGAGAGCTGTTTCTTTGTTTCAATAGACGTCGTCAGGGTCAGAGTAATGTCATCGGCCCTCCGTGTGATGTTAACGTTGTTCCGTTAACAGATAAGATGTAACGCAGTGAAAACTTGGCTCTCTGttatgtaacctgcaaaatcctTCCGACATCCTGAGTTTTGTTGGATTGTTCAGTATCAGGAAATCCATATACGGAATGCATTTCATGAGTGTTATCATAACAAGACATTGTTTTCATTGACCAAACATGAGGAATGTGTATAAGATAACATACTCACCATATCTGCAGCGGTACTGACAAACGCCATCGTGGCCCCCCACCAGCTCCACAAGGGAGTCAAAGTAGCCATGCATCGTTTGGAAACTGTTTCGAATTGACATCAGGCTCCAGCTACTGTTGTTTTTCTCAGATGATATGGACGTGTTTATCTGGACTGACTTAATGTCATTGTCCTCCCCCATCTCTTCTTCATCCTTGGGTTGATCCTGGGCTTCCACATCTTGGCTGCTTTCTCCTGGTTCTTCGACAGCTTCAGGAGTTTCGTTTGGCAATACCTCAGAGAGTTCTTTGTGCTGGTCTTCTATAGTAGTGTTTTGTGGCTCCACCACAGGAACCTCCTCCTCAGGTGCTGTGGATTGGTAGTGACCCAGAGTGGCACACTCATGAGCAGTCACACAAAAGAGCAGCAGAAGAGTAAAAATCCGGAGCAGCATGGTGATAAAAATTTCAGCTGTGTTGCTAACAGGGTGAGAGGAACTTTGCGAGTGAGCGCCGACAACAGGTCTTACTGGAAGCAGACTTTGACCTGTGATTAGGCTCCAATAGACAGCGGGGCACTCACTCCTGCAAGGGGGCAAAAGTCAAGTCCCATCTATCAATCTATAATGCTTGCCTATTCTTCCCCTTTTTCTGGTTATTGAGCATATCAGTGATCTCATGCCATTACAAATGTATCTGTAATGCTAATGGGTTTTCCATGACTTGCCCTTTAGTGATGTACTCATACTGTATCATGACGTCATAATATCCCTAAACAAATGCCATTGTATGGGATGAAAATAATGGTTAAAAAAGGTGCAAGATATCGAACCCTAATTTGgtgttaaaatatttatttttattactaaTTACATGTTACATTCGAGTTTAATGAATACTGACCTTAACTATTCATATTCAAGTCAACGCTGTCCTCTAgtgttcaaaagaaaaaaatactccACTGTCAATTATGTAATGTTGTCATCCCTGCTGACTTTACAGAAGGCAGAATACGTGGACCGGTTGCCATCTAATCGCAGGACACTTGTAAAGAAACAATCCTGGCGTGTGGTCCGGCTGGTACTGGACGGCTGCTCCAGTGTATTGGTTGATCAAGATCAGTGTtgggaaagttcattttctacaTGTAGTAGTTCAAGATTTAGTTCAATTCGTGATTGGAATTTTATGAACTAAGGCCATCGTTCCAAAATTGAAAAGTTCAGTTCTTTTCTTCCcctaatcaaaaaataaaaggttTCTGCGAGCTCTGGCATATTgacattttctcattgttttcacctaTTCCATTTACACAAGTATCAGGGTGATGCTATCGCCCTACAATCTAAAAAtgtatagtaaggtttttttttttttttttaaaatgacctaaggctttttctgttttttttagtaaaaaataaaataaaaaattgactgCAGTATTCAGCTACAGGCCAGTAGCTCTTGTTATCTTAAAAGCTGAAAAGTAAGCGATGACAAGGAGTCTAAAAGGTCGAACTCCTTTGTCTTATTAGCTGATTTCAGATTGAGGCCATTACCCTGTCGGGAAGAAAGCAGACGAAATGCTGTGTTTAGAAGCAATAATCGCCAAACGTTCTGGTTTGATACTTTAATtaccagctcttttttttttattgtatgagGATATAAGATATTGCGCTTTTTGTCCACCCATTTTCCTGTGAGCAAAAAGAATTGGAACACATGATTTACATGTGTGTTTTGTTGCCCAGATGTATCCAAATAATAAATAGAGCTGAATGCCTGCACTCAGTTTAAGAGTTTGGGTTTTGCCTGTGCAAACTGCATTTATACTTGTCTGATGTACACCCAACATAAAGACCAGGGAAATGTCAATGGTGAAAAAATTGTTACATTGAGAGAAGACGGAAAATTGCACATGCAGCAAATATTGGCTATATCCAAGCAACCATCTGGTATGCCCTGAAAATTATTTCCTCGAACAAGAACAACTTTTATGCTATTGCTGTTCATTCTATAAAAGCCCCATACATTGTTGTTCACTGGAAAATGTTCAGCTTCCTTGAAATCAATtaaagcattatttttttttcttttcaaaatgatTTCCAACTAAACTCTCGTGAGGACTTATTCCAAAACGGTCCACTGGACCCTCTTTGTGCCTGTTGCAATGACAAAGTAATGATTTGTTCACAGAAGCGCTCAGAGCATATGATTTGAAGTTAGCATGTGCAATTGCCCCTAAACATAATGTGCTGACTGACTTGAAGGTGGTTTTACATACAACAGTGGAGTGTCTCAAGAAGTACGCTTTAAGTTTGGCTCCTCCGGGCATCTTATGGATAGAACATTCTCttattgaatgtgtgtgtgggtttgtTTCATTCTCATGCTATATTAAGGCGTATCCTAAAGCAAAGAGCTTGAATTGGCAAGCATTTCTCGAGTCAAAACGACCACAACACCTCATTGTAAAGTAGAAGAGCCATTTGATTTTTGCCAGTCATTCAGTAAAAGAACATCATGTTTTACAACTTGTTAACATTCAAAATTATTGTAGAAAGATATAATGATCGCACACAGTATTCATCTTGTTTTCTTTTGAGGCAAATAAGTCTGGATGAAGTTTGAAAGACAAAATCCTGCTATTTTTCTAGACACTTTGTTCTATTCTTGAGCTCTTGAATAATAATTGTTCATTCGAATGATAACAAAATACAGAAAAGGAGCATTCAGTACCTCAAATCTACTTCCAAGAGGTGAAATAAtacgaataaataaatatgtatgactttttattcttttttaattaTAGTTTCATTATGTGCAAATCCCAATAacaaatataattaatataatataatgtcgtgtaatgtaatataaatatataatttatataataaCAAACTACAACTTTCTATTTGTGTGTAGTCATTTATGAATAAGCATCATTGGAGTCATAGTTCACTGCTGATCCAATGGCTTGACATACCAGGACTGCTGTTTGTGCTACTTTTGCCCACCCAACACGCCAGGGACTCACTATCCTGCCTAACACATGTGACGGCACATGCTCAAAAAAATCTGCCGGTGGCTACAGTAGAAATGGAACAAGCTTAATTTCCCCCAGGATGCATCCAAATACAGATTAGCCTTCACACACATCATCAAAGACGTCAGCGAACACTGCCAGGCGATCTCTGTTggacccggccggccggctctgCTCTGACACCGTCTTCAGATCCTGACGATGACACACTTGCACAACATCTAATGAGGATTGCAAAGGTGTGAATGTGgccaaaaagaaataaattaataaaaaaataaattatttatttattaaattaatatCATTACATATTAAAAATAAGACCACAAAATCGAAATGAAATGGTGCATAGAGAAGAAAAATGTTATGAAATATATATtcttatataatttatatatgacTGAATGAACTTCATCTCCACTCTACTGAATGAACTTTTGAACTTCATCATCACTTGGTTGTCAGGGAAACAGGTTGAGTTCTTGTTCGTGTACTCAAGGTCTTGCAACAATAATTGTACTGTTGGACTGCTACATTTTGCGCCTGACAACACATGATGACCTTGTGCTATTCAAttagaaataaaaatgttcATTTAACACCCGTGCTACAGCCATCAAAGTTGCAAATCACAAGTAAGAATGAGTGACAATATGAAATAAATGTCAACCTTCAATGATATTGAAATTTCTGAAGGAGAGAAACAGTAACTACAACACAcaccaaaaatattttacaggtatttattaaaagtcattttggctagTGCTTTTACGTTTACATTTGAAACATTCCTCAATTATTCTGGGTAACAGTAACATGTATGGACCATTTCGTTTCGTCTCAAACAAAAAAAGGCCaacattatttttctttgtataaaaaatataagttaatttaaatttaattctaattaagaaaataataggtataatatcaataatattaataatcaaTAATCATTATCACAGAGAATAAAGATATGCTAAACATAGTGCAGATAATGATACAACTGGTGCTGAAAAGTAGAAGGAACAGTGCAGTGTTGTGGACGTCACCGTGTTCTCAACCATGTGGGGTGAACGTTAATAGACACTCATACGCtcttgcagacacacacacacacacacacgcacacacacacactgaaagtGCATGACTGCCATTCAGTTTAGCACCATTAGAGCAAATATAGATTCTAGATTGTACACAGTACACCTATTACTGTACTTTATatgtaaattatatatcaacgtCAGTTTAAGTGCATGCTAATTGTTGCTCTTGGTTGGAACTTACTGGAAGCAATTTGAACAGTAAGACAGAACGCATCAATGCACATGCCACATTCAGGGGGatcaacaaaacacacattggCTGCAAAAGTTTATACATCCCTGTTCAAATGCCGTGGTGTgcgcacttgtgcaaccactttTTTTCAGGTGTTTGATTTTAATTACCCACACAaaaagaatttttttctttcccaattTGAGTTATACATTTTGTAGGCCACATTAATAATGGACGTTTTGTAAGGACTTCTCTTTAAAGCCGGCATTTGAagaggggtgtgcagactttttatatatcCACGGTAAATGAACAGTCACACTGTTGGGGCCACTTCAGCATTTGTAATCAAATTATTAGCGGGACTACGTCCACTGGAACAACCTGTCAGAACAGACCTAGAAAAAGTATTCAGGAAGTTCTTGGAAAATCATTTGCAGCAGACTGAGCGGATGGTGacgtgttaaacacacctgcaaaAAGTCAAGCAACAATCTTGCTGGACAATCCCAGAGTTACATGCATCTTATCAGATTTGACACTGATGACACGGAATAGTGCTCAAGTCGCATTTCCATCAATCACGTCTTATCTTCTGTGTGTGGAAATTCCAGGAAAATGTTTACAAGCTGTCTTAAACATATGTGACTGCTTACAGAAGGTTCCAAGTGCTAGTGATGGCCTGGGGGCAGTGCTGTGATGGGGGTCAACTTCAGGGCCACACATTGTGACTCTCTTGTGACAGTGTTGACATACAATAATCCCCTTCTTCTCGtggccatcctttttttttttttgttgtaaaatATATCGTGCGAGATTTCTGCCACCTCTGTGTTTAAACAAGTTGTGTGTCTTTATTCAAGTACTGCAAAGGATTTTTTCTCaaaagtaagaaagaaaaaaaaacattctgacgTCCCCCTCATCTATAAGGTGGCATTGTTACACCATGCATGTTCAATGTACTACACATTCCTTCTGTCTCTGAATACCTTGCTGAAGTAGTATTGACTCATTTACCACAGAAGGCAAACAGTACCATTTGAAAAGGATATGAACCCACACAACAAGGTTTCACATTACCTTCTTGTGAAAGGTTCAGTGTAAGGCCTCTCAAATACAAGACCACAAAGAATCAACTCAAATAAtaattagaataataataataagatagtaataataataaaaacataacACATAAACAACCAAAATGGCACAAATCCATTCTAACAAATAAATTCCCAAACGGAGGATGATGAATTTTAGTTCCTCCCCGTTAGCTGTCAGTCAGTCTCTGGGATCGGTAAAACCATCAGCATTGACACCTCCGTCGACCGTCACCCATTGAGGtaacttgtgttttttgttaAGTCAGGGCGCCATTTTGCTGATCCAGctcctgtcccccccccctaaaaaaaaagcttcataaCTGTGGCAAGGTTCAGTTTGAACTTGTTATGATAAGCAGTCAACCCTTTGGTAGTCAGTTGTCCACCTTTACAGGTCCTGAATCGGAAGGCCGGCTAGGAACGACATCTTCCACCTCACCGTGCACGATCTTCTCCCATTGGCTCAAGTTCTccctgtgacacacacacacacacacacggacacacacacacacacacacacacacacgcacacgcacacgcacacacacacatcacctgCTTTAGCGTCACATTCAAATAtctcaaacaaaacaataaatccCTTTAGAGGCTGTGAGACTAAAAGTATGATAAGATCCTTACTTGCAGGCTTTTAGAAGTGGACTGGATGGAGGGAAAAGATCTGCGAGAGTCGTATAACATGGAATTGCTACAGCATTGTAGAATCCCACCTAAAAATGCGGATTATTAAAAAACTATTTCACAAAATGTAAGAACATTGAAGTAGCTATGAGAAATATGATGCCTTTCTATATACCTTATTCAAATTAAacaacagtgtgtgtgttttgtgagtgtgttATCGATTTTAGACTGTATAGCAATTGAATGTAATTgaattttaaattcaaattataACCTTGCTTTTAAGGTGCTGGCGATAAGCGTAAGTGTGTAAGTGAGCGGTCTTACTTGGCCTTGAGGGACTTCATCCTTCTTGTCTCGATCCATCATTGAAATGGGTTGCATCCCAATCTTCTTCATCTCATCTCCCTGTGGGAAAGCAAAAGATGGCATACGTGTATATGATAAACGTTCACATAGATTGAAAGTCTTGAAACACATCAATCTAAACTTGTATGGTGTTGTACCTCGGCCCAGAATTCAGC contains:
- the pla2g12b gene encoding group XIIB secretory phospholipase A2-like protein: MLLRIFTLLLLFCVTAHECATLGHYQSTAPEEEVPVVEPQNTTIEDQHKELSEVLPNETPEAVEEPGESSQDVEAQDQPKDEEEMGEDNDIKSVQINTSISSEKNNSSWSLMSIRNSFQTMHGYFDSLVELVGGHDGVCQYRCRYGEQPQPRPGYKHQEPNGCSSSMVGFQIDLGIPAMTECCDQLDVCYDNCGINKYDCDTKFRSCLQNICSDLKRSLGFVSQVQACESMADAMYNTVWTLGCRPYMNSQRAACVCDGEERDEL